From a single Sorghum bicolor cultivar BTx623 chromosome 5, Sorghum_bicolor_NCBIv3, whole genome shotgun sequence genomic region:
- the LOC8058545 gene encoding uncharacterized protein LOC8058545, translated as MGISKVTGIAATAFLVTSVGLCQLGMGVVVLPFLHTCIVAFVVTVASHDAINLPWILGKNSVGRFPFWSFILFGPFLLLARTYAMVKRYMRKESVHDKIVEGLYLGGWPFLLTHLPPGSPSVIDCTCELPRSCFVPADEYLCLATWDTRAPTPHQIEKAARWACEKRSEGKPVYVHCAFGHGRSACVVCAILVALGVAENWKDAENIIRERRKIKMNALHRKTLEEWSKQRASQKKDK; from the exons ATGGGGATATCCAAGGTGACCGGCATCGCCGCGACAGCTTTTCTTGTCACATCTGTTGGTCTGTGCCAGCTGGGCATGGGAGTTGTTGTGCTTCCTTTCCTACACACCTGTATTGTTGCTTTTGTTGTCACGGTTGCATCCCATGATGCCATCAACCTACCGTGGATCTTGGGGAAGAATTCGGTGGGAAGATTTCCATTTTGGTCGTTTATACTGTTTGGTCCTTTCTTGTTGCTTGCTCGGACATATGCAATGGTTAAGAGATACATGAGGAAGGAGTCCGTGCATGACAAGATCGTGGAAGGCCTATATCTGGGAGGATGGCCCTTTCTCTTGACACATTTGCCCCCTGGAAGCCCGTCTGTCATAGATTGCACCTGTGAGCTTCCAAGAAGTTGCTTCGTTCCAGCAGACGAGTATCTTTGTCTTGCAACGTGGGATACAAGAGCTCCAACACCGCACCAAATTGAAAAGGCTGCACGTTGGGCTTGTGAAAAGAGATCTGAGGGGAAGCCGGTTTATGTCCATTGTGCATTTG GTCATGGAAGAAGTGCTTGTGTTGTGTGTGCAATTCTAGTAGCGCTGGGCGTTGCTGAGAACTGGAAAGATGCTGAGAACATCATCCGTGAACGAAGAAAGATAAAAATGAACGCCCTTCACCGGAAAACGTTGGAAGAGTGGTCCAAACAACGAGCTTCTCAGAAAAAGGATAAGTAG
- the LOC8070637 gene encoding transcription factor TGAL4 isoform X1: protein MGETSSSSHSRQDPSLLGYGFHGAIANSTTTPANFFDQEGATYFGELEEAFMHQVASLRRTQQQAATVSAPHHGDTKPFPTAATTTATAATATTAARPPPTLDIFPAWPMRSLHTPKECSNVTADSTDDSESSSKNNSNHSSDQLGAAANMATQFDQASQQQQLQHKNMATSSTPRTGKPLDPKVIRRLAQNREAARKSRLRKKAYIQQLESCKLKLSQMEQDMQRARSQGLFLGGGTGANTSSGAAMFDVEYARWLDDHSRRLAELNGALHAHLADGDLRAIVDDALTHHDELFQLKAMAAKSDVFHLITGVWTTPAERCFLWMGGFRPSDLLKTLLPQLDPLTEQQVIGICNLQQSSQQAEEALSQGLEQLHQSLADTMAGGSLIDDANMSFMSQMALALGKLANLEGFVIQADNLRQQTLHQMHRILTVRQAARCFLAIGEYHNRLRALSSLWASRPREILVNDEGNCEEISIAAQPSQSQFSAF, encoded by the exons ATGGGAGAAACTAGTAGTTCTAGTCATTCAAGGCAGGATCCTTCACTTCTTGGCTATGGCTTCCATGGCGCCATCGCCAACTCCACTACTACCCCTGCAAACTTCTT TGACCAAGAAGGAGCAACCTATTTTGGAGAGCTGGAAGAAGCGTTCATGCATCAAGTTGCCTCCCTCAGAAGAACTCAACAGCAGGCTGCAACCGTCTCTGCACCTCATCATGGAGACACCAAGC CCTTTCccactgctgctactactacagCTACAGCTGCAACGGCTACCACTGCTGCTAGGCCACCTCCTACACTGGACATCTTCCCAGCTTGGCCTATGAGGTCTCTTCACACACCCAAG GAGTGCTCGAATGTGACAGCAGACAGCACAGACGACTCAGAGAGCAGCAGCAAGAACAACAGCAACCACTCCTCAGATCAACTCGGAGCAGCAGCAAACATGGCGACCCAGTTCGATCAAGCTTcacagcagcagcaacttcagcacaag AATATGGCTACAAGTTCCACTCCAAGAACTGGGAAGCCCCTTGATCCAAAG GTAATCAGAAGGCTGGCTCAGAATCGCGAAGCTGCACGCAAAAGCCGGCTGCGAAAGAAG GCTTACATCCAGCAGCTTGAGAGCTGTAAGCTGAAGCTTTCTCAGATGGAACAGGACATGCAGCGAGCCCGTTCCCAG GGCCTATTTCTTGGAGGAGGTACAGGTGCAAACACCAGTTCAG GCGCCGCCATGTTCGACGTGGAGTACGCCCGGTGGCTGGACGACCACAGCCGGCGCCTGGCCGAGCTGAACGGAGCTCTGCACGCACACCTGGCAGATGGTGACCTCAGAGCCATCGTCGACGACGCCCTGACCCACCATGACGAGCTGTTCCAGCTCAAGGCCATGGCGGCCAAGTCCGACGTGTTCCACCTCATCACTGGGGTGTGGACGACCCCTGCTGAGCGGTGCTTCCTCTGGATGGGTGGATTCAGGCCCTCCGATCTGCTCAAG ACACTGCTGCCCCAGCTAGATCCACTGACAGAGCAGCAAGTGATCGGCATATGCAACCTTCAACAGTCATCACAGCAGGCAGAGGAAGCTCTCTCGCAGGGCTTGGAACAGCTGCATCAGTCACTAGCTGACACCATGGCTGGTGGATCTCTGATTGACGACGCCAACATGAGCTTCATGAGTCAAATGGCTCTTGCCCTCGGAAAGCTGGCCAACCTTGAAGGCTTTGTGATACAG GCTGATAACTTGAGGCAACAGACTCTTCATCAGATGCACCGTATTCTGACAGTTCGGCAGGCAGCTCGATGTTTCCTAGCAATTGGCGAGTACCACAACCGCCTTCGTGCCTTAAGCTCCCTCTGGGCTTCTCGACCTCGAGA GATACTGGTGAACGATGAAGGAAATTGTGAGGAGATAAGCATTGCAGCACAACCATCCCAAAGCCAATTTTCAGCCTTCTGA
- the LOC8070637 gene encoding transcription factor TGAL4 isoform X2, whose product MGETSSSSHSRQDPSLLGYGFHGAIANSTTTPANFFDQEGATYFGELEEAFMHQVASLRRTQQQAATVSAPHHGDTKPFPTAATTTATAATATTAARPPPTLDIFPAWPMRSLHTPKCSNVTADSTDDSESSSKNNSNHSSDQLGAAANMATQFDQASQQQQLQHKNMATSSTPRTGKPLDPKVIRRLAQNREAARKSRLRKKAYIQQLESCKLKLSQMEQDMQRARSQGLFLGGGTGANTSSGAAMFDVEYARWLDDHSRRLAELNGALHAHLADGDLRAIVDDALTHHDELFQLKAMAAKSDVFHLITGVWTTPAERCFLWMGGFRPSDLLKTLLPQLDPLTEQQVIGICNLQQSSQQAEEALSQGLEQLHQSLADTMAGGSLIDDANMSFMSQMALALGKLANLEGFVIQADNLRQQTLHQMHRILTVRQAARCFLAIGEYHNRLRALSSLWASRPREILVNDEGNCEEISIAAQPSQSQFSAF is encoded by the exons ATGGGAGAAACTAGTAGTTCTAGTCATTCAAGGCAGGATCCTTCACTTCTTGGCTATGGCTTCCATGGCGCCATCGCCAACTCCACTACTACCCCTGCAAACTTCTT TGACCAAGAAGGAGCAACCTATTTTGGAGAGCTGGAAGAAGCGTTCATGCATCAAGTTGCCTCCCTCAGAAGAACTCAACAGCAGGCTGCAACCGTCTCTGCACCTCATCATGGAGACACCAAGC CCTTTCccactgctgctactactacagCTACAGCTGCAACGGCTACCACTGCTGCTAGGCCACCTCCTACACTGGACATCTTCCCAGCTTGGCCTATGAGGTCTCTTCACACACCCAAG TGCTCGAATGTGACAGCAGACAGCACAGACGACTCAGAGAGCAGCAGCAAGAACAACAGCAACCACTCCTCAGATCAACTCGGAGCAGCAGCAAACATGGCGACCCAGTTCGATCAAGCTTcacagcagcagcaacttcagcacaag AATATGGCTACAAGTTCCACTCCAAGAACTGGGAAGCCCCTTGATCCAAAG GTAATCAGAAGGCTGGCTCAGAATCGCGAAGCTGCACGCAAAAGCCGGCTGCGAAAGAAG GCTTACATCCAGCAGCTTGAGAGCTGTAAGCTGAAGCTTTCTCAGATGGAACAGGACATGCAGCGAGCCCGTTCCCAG GGCCTATTTCTTGGAGGAGGTACAGGTGCAAACACCAGTTCAG GCGCCGCCATGTTCGACGTGGAGTACGCCCGGTGGCTGGACGACCACAGCCGGCGCCTGGCCGAGCTGAACGGAGCTCTGCACGCACACCTGGCAGATGGTGACCTCAGAGCCATCGTCGACGACGCCCTGACCCACCATGACGAGCTGTTCCAGCTCAAGGCCATGGCGGCCAAGTCCGACGTGTTCCACCTCATCACTGGGGTGTGGACGACCCCTGCTGAGCGGTGCTTCCTCTGGATGGGTGGATTCAGGCCCTCCGATCTGCTCAAG ACACTGCTGCCCCAGCTAGATCCACTGACAGAGCAGCAAGTGATCGGCATATGCAACCTTCAACAGTCATCACAGCAGGCAGAGGAAGCTCTCTCGCAGGGCTTGGAACAGCTGCATCAGTCACTAGCTGACACCATGGCTGGTGGATCTCTGATTGACGACGCCAACATGAGCTTCATGAGTCAAATGGCTCTTGCCCTCGGAAAGCTGGCCAACCTTGAAGGCTTTGTGATACAG GCTGATAACTTGAGGCAACAGACTCTTCATCAGATGCACCGTATTCTGACAGTTCGGCAGGCAGCTCGATGTTTCCTAGCAATTGGCGAGTACCACAACCGCCTTCGTGCCTTAAGCTCCCTCTGGGCTTCTCGACCTCGAGA GATACTGGTGAACGATGAAGGAAATTGTGAGGAGATAAGCATTGCAGCACAACCATCCCAAAGCCAATTTTCAGCCTTCTGA
- the LOC8058546 gene encoding putative receptor-like protein kinase At3g47110, with protein sequence MAAKEYMKFAMLMPWATIMLLLSCGAGTINCMTLNGNDTDFISLLDFKHAIMNDPKGALSSWNTTTHFCSWEGVVCSRTRPERVVMLNLSGQALEGHISPSLGNMSYLISLELSRNKFYGQIPPNLGYLHKLKHLGLGNNSLQGNIPDAVTNCSNLLVLDLQGNLLVGEIPKKLALLSNLLHLRLNSNNFSGAIPPDLGNITTLEYVYIHYNQLHGSIPEELGKLSNMSDLSLGGNMLSGRIPEALFNLSLLQQLAMPLNMLHGPLPSKFGDFLPSLQVLLLGGNMLGGHIPDSLGNASELQLIDLGFNYGFTGKIPPSLGKLWKLRTLNLSSNKLTGEIPPTLGTCQQLQTVILDSNFLSGSIPALFGQLGSLTVLNLSRNNFSGSIPISLSKLQLLTQLDLSHNHLDGEVPTEGVFTNTTAISLDDNWQLCGGVLELHMPPCPNPMQKRIVWRHYFVIIAIPVIGIVSLTLVIYFIISRRKVPRTRLSLSFSGEQFPKVSYKDLAQATDNFTESSLVGRGSHGSVYKGRLITPEPMVVAVKVFDLAMEGTNGSFISECQALRNIRHRNLVPILTACSTIDNMGNDFKALVYRFMPNGSLDTWLHSPGYGNLDLSQRLKIIVDIADALRYIHHDCETPIIHCDLKPSNILLDDNMGAHLADFGIARFYLETISQTVGDSRSTGTINLKGTIGYISPEYAGGSFLSTCGDVYSFGVVLMEMLTGKRPTDPLFCNGLSIISFCKTSFPDQVLGMVDAHLLEEYQECARGANLGNENRVLRCLLALVKVALSCTCEAPGDRISMREAAAELHKIKMSHCIGFGGRTVDANYV encoded by the exons ATGGCTGCTAAGGAATACATGAAATTTGCCATGCTCATGCCTTGGGCCACAATAATGTTGCTACTTTCCTGTGGAGCTGGGACCATCAACTGCATGACCCTCAACGGGAATGACACAGATTTCATCTCCCTCCTTGACTTCAAGCACGCAATCATGAATGACCCAAAAGGAGCGTTGAGCTCATGGAACACCACCACCCACTTCTGCAGCTGGGAGGGAGTGGTGTGTAGCCGGACCCGTCCGGAGCGCGTTGTCATGTTGAACCTGTCCGGGCAGGCTTTGGAGGGTCATATTTCTCCTTCCCTAGGGAACATGTCATATCTCATTTCTCTTGAGCTCTCCAGAAACAAGTTCTATGGCCAGATACCTCCTAATCTCGGCTATCTGCACAAGCTCAAGCATCTTGGCCTAGGTAACAACTCGTTACAGGGAAACATTCCGGATGCAGTTACAAATTGTTCCAACTTGCTGGTGTTAGACCTTCAAGGAAACTTGCTGGTGGGAGAGATTCCCAAGAAACTAGCCCTCCTGTCCAACCTATTACATTTGCGGCTTAACTCTAACAACTTCTCAGGGGCCATCCCACCTGACCTAGGTAACATCACAACCTTAGAGTATGTCTATATTCATTATAACCAGCTCCATGGAAGCATTCCAGAGGAGCTTGGCAAGTTATCCAATATGTCGGACTTGTCGCTTGGTGGAAATATGCTGTCAGGTAGAATCCCAGAAGCTCTCTTTAATCTCTCCTTGCTACAACAACTGGCCATGCCACTGAATATGCTACATGGTCCATTGCCATCTAAATTCGGGGATTTCCTCCCTAGCCTCCAAGTGCTTCTCTTGGGTGGTAACATGTTGGGAGGTCACATCCCGGATTCCCTAGGCAACGCATCAGAGCTTCAGTTAATAGATTTGGGATTTAACTATGGCTTTACAGGAAAAATCCCTCCTTCCCTTGGTAAACTTTGGAAGCTTAGAACACTAA ATCTTTCATCCAACAAGCTTACAGGGGAAATTCCACCTACTCTGGGCACTTGCCAGCAATTACAAACTGTCATATTGGACTCAAACTTTCTCTCCGGAAGTATCCCCGCATTGTTCGGCCAACTTGGCAGTTTGACTGTGCTCAACCTTTCTCGCAACAATTTCTCAGGCTCTATCCCAATTTCTCTAAGCAAGCTGCAGCTTCTTACACAATTAGATCTGTCACACAATCACCTTGACGGTGAAGTGCCAACAGAAGGGGTATTCACAAACACAACAGCCATTTCACTTGATGACAATTGGCAGCTTTGTGGAGGTGTACTAGAACTGCATATGCCTCCATGCCCTAACCCTATGCAGAAAAGAATTGTATGGCGACACTATTTTGTAATAATAGCGATCCCCGTAATAGGCATTGTGTCCCTTACGTTGGTGATATATTTTATCATCTCAAGAAGGAAGGTGCCAAGAACACGGTTGTCGCTGTCTTTTTCTGGTGAGCAATTTCCTAAAGTTTCCTACAAGGATCTTGCTCAAGCCACGGATAACTTCACAGAATCTAGCTTGGTTGGGAGAGGAAGCCATGGCTCAGTGTACAAAGGGAGGCTAATAACTCCGGAACCCATGGTTGTGGCTGTGAAGGTTTTCGACCTTGCCATGGAAGGGACAAATGGGAGTTTCATATCAGAATGCCAAGCTCTGAGAAATATCCGGCACCGCAACCTTGTTCCAATTCTAACTGCATGCTCAACGATTGATAACATGGGAAATGATTTCAAAGCTCTAGTCTACAGGTTTATGCCCAATGGAAGCTTGGATACTTGGTTGCACTCACCTGGCTATGGCAACCTGGATCTGTCACAAAGATTGAAAATAATTGTTGATATAGCTGATGCACTGCGGTATATACATCATGATTGTGAGACTCCCATTATTCACTGCGACTTGAAGCCCAGCAATATTCTTCTTGACGACAATATGGGTGCTCATTTGGCAGACTTCGGCATCGCAAGGTTCTACCTCGAAACCATATCACAGACAGTTGGAGATTCCAGATCAACTGGCACGATAAATCTGAAGGGAACAATTGGGTACATTTCTCCAG AATATGCTGGAGGCAGTTTCCTGTCGACTTGTGGAGATGTGTACAGCTTCGGTGTAGTCCTGATGGAGATGTtgacggggaaaaggccaaCTGATCCTCTTTTTTGCAATGGACTCAGCATCATCAGCTTCTGCAAGACAAGCTTTCCTGATCAGGTACTTGGCATGGTCGATGCTCATCTCCTTGAAGAATACCAGGAGTGTGCTCGAGGAGCAAATCTGGGAAACGAAAACAGAGTCCTCCGGTGCTTGTTGGCCCTGGTGAAAGTGGCACTTTCTTGCACTTGTGAGGCCCCTGGCGATCGAATAAGCATGAGAGAAGCAGCTGCAGAATTGCACAAAATCAAAATGTCCCATTGTATTGGATTTGGGGGTCGAACGGTGGATGCTAATTACGTATAA
- the LOC8058547 gene encoding uncharacterized protein LOC8058547 → MGNCLVIQDRKEIKIMSVVDDGGEVLKMPSPVGMRMRSLKVPAEALCERLPAAAAAAAGVDDPAAGAAVRVKLVISKQELKKMLDKEGMSLDDMVSLMRKEASGREQEEEFCCGGWRPALESIPEGSDL, encoded by the coding sequence ATGGGAAACTGCCTGGTGATTCAAGACAGGAAGGAGATCAAGATCATGAGCGTCGtggacgacggcggcgaagTCCTCAAGATGCCATCCCCGGTGGGCATGCGCATGCGCAGCTTGAAGGTCCCGGCCGAAGCCCTCTGCGAGCGcctaccggcggcggcggctgctgctgccggcGTCGACGACCCTGCTGCTGGCGCCGCCGTCAGGGTGAAGCTGGTGATCAGCAAGCAGGAGCTGAAGAAGATGCTCGACAAGGAGGGCATGTCGCTGGACGACATGGTGTCTCTCATGCGCAAGGAGGCGAGTGGCCGAGAACAGGAGGAGGAGTTCTGCTGTGGAGGGTGGCGACCGGCGCTGGAGAGCATACCGGAAGGCAGCGATCTCTAG